A genome region from Manis javanica isolate MJ-LG chromosome 3, MJ_LKY, whole genome shotgun sequence includes the following:
- the GLYCTK gene encoding glycerate kinase isoform X1, which produces MAAGLQVLACLARAPLRPLLLGSPMARLASGMALAEQARQLFESAVGAVLPGPMLHRTLSLDPGGRQLKVRDRSFQLRQNLYLVGFGKAVLGMAAAAEELLGQHLVQGVISVPRGISAAMEHAGKQEMLLKPHSRVQVFEGAEDNLPDRDALRAALAIRQLAEGLTADDLLLVLISGGGSALLPAPIPPVTLEEKQTLTKLLAARGATIQELNTIRKALSQLKGGGLAQAAYPAQVVSLILSDVVGDPVEVIASGPTVASIHSVQDCLHILNRYGLRAALPRSVKTVLARADSDPHGPHACGHVLNVVIGSNALALAEAQRQAEALGYRAVVLSTAMQGDVGSVAQLYGLLAQVAGAHLTLPGAGASVEEEDEQFHELMSELRLPDLQLREALEAVVGTEGPVCLLAGGEPTVQLQGSGMGGRNQELALRVGAELGRRPLGSVDVLFLSGGTDGQDGPTEAAGAWVMSDLTGQATAEGLDVATFLAHNDSHTFFRCFHGGAHLLCTGLTGTNVMDIHLLFLRPR; this is translated from the exons ATGGCTGCAGGCCTGCAAGTCCTGGCCTGCTTGGCCCGAGCACCCTTGCGCCCGCTCCTCTTGGGGAGCCCAATGGCCCGGCTGGCCAGTGGCATGGCCCTGGCTGAGCAGGCACGGCAGCTGTTTGAGAGCGCTGTGGGTGCTGTGCTGCCGGGTCCCATGCTGCACCGGACACTGTCTTTGGACCCTGGCGGCAGACAGCTGAAGGTGCGAGACCGGAGCTTTCAGCTGAGGCAGAACCTCTACCTGGTGGGCTTTGGCAAGGCTGTGCTGGGGATGGCAGCTGCAGCTGAGGAGCTTCTGGGCCAGCATCTCGTGCAGGGTGTGATCAGCGTTCCCAGGGGGATCAGTGCTGCCATGGAGCATGCCGGCAAGCA AGAGATGCTGCTGAAGCCACACAGTCGTGTCCAGGTATTTGAGGGTGCGGAGGACAACCTGCCGGACCGTGATGCTCTGCGGGCTGCACTGGCCATCCGGCAGCTGGCTGAAGGTCTCACAGCTGATGATCTGCTGCTTGTGCTCATCTCAG GTGGcggctctgctctgctgcctgcCCCCATTCCACCTGTCACCCTGGAGGAGAAGCAGACACTCACCAAGCTGCTGGCAGCCCGTGGAGCCACCATCCAGGAGCTGAACACCATCCGGAAGGCTCTCTCGCAGCTCAAGGGAgggggcctggctcaggctgcctaCCCAGCCCAG GTGGTGAGCCTGATTCTGTCAGACGTGGTGGGGGACCCAGTGGAGGTAATTGCCAGTGGCCCCACTGTGGCCAGCATCCACAGCGTGCAAGATTGCCTGCACATCCTCAATCGCTATGGCCTGCGTGCTGCCTTGCCACGTTCTGTGAAGACCGTGCTGGCTCGGGCTGACTCAGACCCCCATGGGCCACACGCCTGTGGTCACGTCCTCAACGTGGTCATTGGCTCCAATGCACTGGCACTGGccgaggcccagaggcaggctgAGGCACTGGGGTACCGGGCCGTGGTGCTGAGTACAGCCATGCAGGGTGACGTAGGAAGTGTGGCCCAGCTCTATGGGCTGCTGGCCCAAGTGGCTGGGGCCCACCTCACTctgcctggggcaggggcctctgtggaggaggaggatgaaCAATTCCATGAGCTGATGTCTGAGCTCCGGCTCCCAGACCTGCAGCTGAGAGAGGCCCTGGAGGCCGTGGTGGGGACGGAGGGCCCTGTCTGCCTGCTGGCGGGGGGCGAGCCCACAGTGCAGTTGCAGGGCTCAGGCATGGGGGGCCGGAACCAGGAACTGGCCCTGCGTGTTGGAGCAGAGCTGGGACGACGGCCTCTGGGGTCTGTTGACGTGCTGTTTCTGAGCGGTGGCACCGATGGGCAGGATGGGCCCACAGAGGCGGCTGGGGCCTGGGTCATGTCTGACCTCACTGGCCAGGCCACTGCTGAGGGCCTGGATGTAGCCACCTTCTTGGCCCACAATGACTCACATACCTTCTTCCGCTGCTTCCATGGCGGGGCACACTTGCTGTGCACGGGGCTGACTGGCACCAATGTAATGGACATCCACCTCCTGTTCTTGCGGCCGCGGTGA
- the GLYCTK gene encoding glycerate kinase isoform X2, which yields MAAGLQVLACLARAPLRPLLLGSPMARLASGMALAEQARQLFESAVGAVLPGPMLHRTLSLDPGGRQLKVRDRSFQLRQNLYLVGFGKAVLGMAAAAEELLGQHLVQGVISVPRGISAAMEHAGKQEMLLKPHSRVQVFEGAEDNLPDRDALRAALAIRQLAEGLTADDLLLVLISGGEPDSVRRGGGPSGGNCQWPHCGQHPQRARLPAHPQSLWPACCLATFCEDRAGSG from the exons ATGGCTGCAGGCCTGCAAGTCCTGGCCTGCTTGGCCCGAGCACCCTTGCGCCCGCTCCTCTTGGGGAGCCCAATGGCCCGGCTGGCCAGTGGCATGGCCCTGGCTGAGCAGGCACGGCAGCTGTTTGAGAGCGCTGTGGGTGCTGTGCTGCCGGGTCCCATGCTGCACCGGACACTGTCTTTGGACCCTGGCGGCAGACAGCTGAAGGTGCGAGACCGGAGCTTTCAGCTGAGGCAGAACCTCTACCTGGTGGGCTTTGGCAAGGCTGTGCTGGGGATGGCAGCTGCAGCTGAGGAGCTTCTGGGCCAGCATCTCGTGCAGGGTGTGATCAGCGTTCCCAGGGGGATCAGTGCTGCCATGGAGCATGCCGGCAAGCA AGAGATGCTGCTGAAGCCACACAGTCGTGTCCAGGTATTTGAGGGTGCGGAGGACAACCTGCCGGACCGTGATGCTCTGCGGGCTGCACTGGCCATCCGGCAGCTGGCTGAAGGTCTCACAGCTGATGATCTGCTGCTTGTGCTCATCTCAG GTGGTGAGCCTGATTCTGTCAGACGTGGTGGGGGACCCAGTGGAGGTAATTGCCAGTGGCCCCACTGTGGCCAGCATCCACAGCGTGCAAGATTGCCTGCACATCCTCAATCGCTATGGCCTGCGTGCTGCCTTGCCACGTTCTGTGAAGACCGTGCTGGCTCGGGCTGA